The following is a genomic window from Flavobacteriales bacterium.
TTCTCCTCGGCCAGGCGCTTCGCGAGCGGGCTGGCATGCTTGCGGCCGCTGCCGTTCGCAGCAAGGGCAGGGGCTGGAGCTGATGCGGGCTTCGGTGCTGATGCTACGGGTGCAGGGGCAGGCGCCATGCCTTCGCCGGAGGCTGCGGCAGGCGAGGCAGGGGCAGGGGCAGGGGCGGCACTTTCGGCCAGGATCTTCGTGATGTCCTCGCCCTCCTTGCCGAACACGGCGAGCAGGCTGTCCACCGCCGCGGTCTTGCCCTCGGGCACGCCGATGTGCAGCAGGACGCCGTCATGGAAGCTCTCGAACTCCATGGTGGCCTTGTCGGTCTCGATCTCGGCAAGGATCTCACCGTTCTTCACCTTGTCCCCCACCTTCTTGTGCCACTTCGCCACCACACCCTCGGTCATGGTGTCGCTCAACTTCGGCATGCGTACGATCTCGGCCATGGTCATTTCGTTAGTTCAGGGAACCCCGGTAGACATATTCATCCAGCAACTCGAAGAGTGGTCTGAGGCCCGTGAACTCCAACCTCATGGTGTCCGCTTGGACCTGGAAGGAGCCGCTCAAATAGAAGAATGAGCTCATGGGAAGTGGTGTGTTCGCCGGCCCCACGAACGTGAGATCGGGTGAGAGCTTCATGGTGTCCGCGCTGGAGATGACGATGGAGCTGTCATCCGAGGCATCCAAGGACACGATCGCATCCGATGCCCAGTTCATCGAATCGACCGTGATCCCGAAAGAGGTACGACGGAAAAAGGCGCGACCCGAATAAACCCCGACCACTGCTTCGCGATAATCCGAGGAGGGTGAAGGATCAGGGTCAGGAGGTACGACCTCGTCCGTGCAGCCGATCAACATGCCAAGGCACAAGAGTGACACGAGACACCGCGGCATCGACCATCGGGGGACGGAGGAATGTGCGAATGCCACAGGTCAGTCCGTGATGAAAGGATAATCCGGGGTCTTGTACACGTCCTCCCACAGCTCCTTGGGATCGGGCAGCGGGCTCTCCTCGGCGAACCGCACGGCCTCCTCCACCTCCTTCTTGATGGCTTCGTCCAGCGCCTCCAGTTCGGCCTCGGTGGCCCACTTCTGTTCCAGAAGTTTGGCGCGCACGTCCTCGATGGGGTCCTGCTGCTTGTAGGCCTCCACCTCCTCCTTGCTGCGGTACTTCTGCGGATCGCTCATGCTGTGCCCACGGTACCGGTAGGTGTTGATCTCCAACAGGTAGGGGCCCTGTCCTTCCCGGCAGTGGGCGCAGGCCTTGGCGATGGCGGCATGCACAGCCTCGCACTTCATGCCGTCCACGGGCTCGCCGGGCATGTCGTAGCTCTCGCCCAGGCGGTGCAGCTCGTGCACGTTGCTGGTGCGCTCCACGCTGGTGCCCATGGCGTACTGGTTGTTCTCGATGATGAACACCACCGGGAGCTTCCAGGTCATGGCCATGTTGAAGGTCTCGTGCAGCATGCCCTGCCGCACGGCCCCGTCGCCCATCATGCACAGGGTCACCTGGTCGCCGCCGCGGTATTTGTCGGCGAAGGCGATGCCGGCGCCCAGGCCGATCTGCCCGCCCACGATGCCGTGCCCGCCGAACAGGTTGCGGCCCTTGTCGAAGAAGTGCATGCTGCCGCCCTTGCCCTTGCTGGTGCCGGTGGTGCGGCCATAGAGCTCGGCCATCACGCGGTGCGGCGTTTCGCCCAGCACCAAGGGGTGGCAGTGGTCGCGGTAGCCGGTGATGATGCGGTCGTCCTTGCCCATGGCGGTGACCATGCCCGCGAGGATGGCCTCCTGCCCGATGTAGAGGTGGCAGAAGCCGCCGAACTTCTGCATGGTGTACAACTGGCCGCACTTCTCCTCGAAGCGCCGCATCAGCAGCATGTCCTTGAACCAGCGTTGATAGGTCTCCCTACCGTGGCCACCATCGGCCGGGCGGGCGTTCTTCTTGGCGGGCGGGGCGGTCTTGGTGGGCATGGCGGTGGCGCCCTTCGGGCGGGCCCCAAAGATAGCCCCCGGCCCGATGCCGGTCAGCGCTTCAGGAAGCTGCTGTCGAAGGAGAGCGGCAGCAGGCTTTCGGCGCTGAAGGTCTCCAGGGCGGGTCCGCGAACGATGCCCATCAGCAGGCGCAGCGGGGAACCCTGGCGATGTTCCTGTTCCAGCAGGGCTTGTCGGCAGATGCCACAGGGCGTCACCGGATCACGGCCCTTCACCTGGGGCACCACGATGGCCATGCACTCCACCACCCCCTTCGGCACCACGCTCATGGCCGCGTGCAGCGCGGTGCGCTCCGCGCAGATGCCCGCCGGGAAGCTGGCGTTCTCCTGGTTGCTGCCCGGCACGATCTCGCCGCTCTCCAGCCGCAGCGCCGCGCCCACCTTGAACCGGGAATAGCGCGCGTAGGCGTGGCCGGCAGCCCGCTGGGCCAGCTTCAGCAGCTCCTGGTCCTCCTTGGGCAGGGCGCTCCACGTGGCGTGGTGCATGTACACGGTGGTCACCTTGCGCGTGCTGGACATGGGCCGGGGAAAGGTGGCCGAAGGTAGCGCCCCGGGCGGCTCGCCCCGCGCCCCGCGCACGCGCGGTTCCCTAGATTTGGCGCCCCCGCCATGTCGGACCTGCCATCCCAACTCGAGCGTTTCGCGCCCATCACCCTTGCGGAGATGGACGGGGTGAAGCTGCAGGACCGCATGGACACCAAGTACGTGTTCGGCGAAGCGCTGCTGCCCGAGGTGCTGGAGGACATGCTGCCGCATTACCGCCTGCTGGAGGTGGACGGTGTGCGCGGCAGCCACTACCGCTCGCTGTACTTCGACACGCCGGGGCTGCGCGACTACCACGACCACCACAACGGACGTACGCTGCGCCGCAAGGTGCGCTTCCGCGAATACCTTGGCAGCGGCCTGTGCTTCCTGGAGGTGAAGCGCAAGACCGGGGCCGGCCGCACGGACAAGCATCGCCTGAAGGT
Proteins encoded in this region:
- a CDS encoding cytidine deaminase — protein: MHHATWSALPKEDQELLKLAQRAAGHAYARYSRFKVGAALRLESGEIVPGSNQENASFPAGICAERTALHAAMSVVPKGVVECMAIVVPQVKGRDPVTPCGICRQALLEQEHRQGSPLRLLMGIVRGPALETFSAESLLPLSFDSSFLKR
- the pdhA gene encoding pyruvate dehydrogenase (acetyl-transferring) E1 component subunit alpha; protein product: MPTKTAPPAKKNARPADGGHGRETYQRWFKDMLLMRRFEEKCGQLYTMQKFGGFCHLYIGQEAILAGMVTAMGKDDRIITGYRDHCHPLVLGETPHRVMAELYGRTTGTSKGKGGSMHFFDKGRNLFGGHGIVGGQIGLGAGIAFADKYRGGDQVTLCMMGDGAVRQGMLHETFNMAMTWKLPVVFIIENNQYAMGTSVERTSNVHELHRLGESYDMPGEPVDGMKCEAVHAAIAKACAHCREGQGPYLLEINTYRYRGHSMSDPQKYRSKEEVEAYKQQDPIEDVRAKLLEQKWATEAELEALDEAIKKEVEEAVRFAEESPLPDPKELWEDVYKTPDYPFITD